From a single Oreochromis niloticus isolate F11D_XX linkage group LG3, O_niloticus_UMD_NMBU, whole genome shotgun sequence genomic region:
- the LOC100708267 gene encoding tRNA methyltransferase 10 homolog B, with amino-acid sequence MDLLHIDVETDAVDPKPGREDLLCSRNVLRKQRHWEKQVAAKKSRRKEEKLRRKMNRELESGTGTEHQFTKRVMKAITKERLAEARSTGLKLCVDLSMTDCMSDKEISRLAGQLRRLYGLNKKVTRPFHLFLTDLREDSRLYRECVRMNDGFLNYTMDITDESCLDLFPPESVIYLTPDAEEALESVDADKVYVLGGLVDESIQKKLSLSRAGELSVHTARLPIDEYMVKKDNVKNFHSKILAVNQVFDILLTFCDTGSWKEALQMWFSPGKGYVVAGGDSPPLPAT; translated from the exons ATGGATCTGCTTCACATCGACGTGGAGACAGATGCTGTGGACCCCAAGCCCGGGAGAGAGGACCTGCTGTGTTCT AGGAATGTCCTGAGGAAGCAGCGGCACTGGGAGAAGCAAGTGGCTGCGAAGAAAAGCAGGAGGAAAGAAGAGAAGCTGAGGAGGAAGATGAATCGTGAGCTGGAGTCAG GCACTGGCACAGAGCATCAGTTTACCAAGCGGGTCATGAAGGCGATCACTAAAGAGCGTCTAGCTGAGGCTCGGTCCACCGGGCTCAAACTCTGCGTTGACCTCAGTATGACAGACTGCATGTCTGATAAG GAGATAAGCCGACTGGCAGGCCAGCTGAGGCGTCTCTACGGGTTGAATAAGAAGGTGACCCGACCGTTTCATCTTTTTCTGACAGACCTGAGAGAGGACAGTCGCCTCTACAGAGAGTGCGTGCGAATGAATGACGGCTTCCTCAACTACACG ATGGATATAACAGATGAAAGCTGTCTGGACCTGTTTCCTCCAGAATCGGTTATCTACCTCACTCCAGATGCTGAAGAAG CGTTGGAATCAGTGGATGCTGACAAGGTTTACGTCCTCGGTGGTCTGGTGGATGAAAGCATCCAGAAG AAGTTGAGCCTGTCCAGAGCCGGAGAGCTGAGCGTCCACACAGCGAGGCTGCCTATAGATGAGTACATGGTGAAAAAAGACAACGTGAAGAATTTCCACTCAAAGATCCTGGCTGTGAATCAAG TGTTTGACATCTTGTTGACTTTCTGCGACACCGGCAGCTGGAAGGAAGCTCTGCAGATGTGGTTTTCTCCAGGGAAGGGTTACGTGGTTGCAGGAGGCGATTCGCCGCCTCTTCCTGCAACATAG
- the LOC106097645 gene encoding uncharacterized protein LOC106097645, whose translation MSVKGADSSSSPVWLIVGLVCGVSLIIILLLLLYRCRRTNSAANEQTLNQAEDQQQVYSSLLHGVRCVYETVRRCENTENGSAEGDYANVTSVIQLKVINKTRQRGDPEESSDYNNVNPNSASALT comes from the exons atgtcagtTAAAG gagctgacagctcttcatctcctgtgtggttgattgttggactggtttgtggagtctctctcattattattctcctgctcttgttgtatCGCTGCAGAAGAACCAACA gtGCTGCTAATGAGCAGACGCTCAATCAGGCTGAAGATCAGCAGCAAGTGTACTCCTCTCTTCTTCATG gtgttCGTTGTGTCTATGAGACAGTCAGAAgatgtgaaaacactgaaaatg GTTCAGCAGAAGGTGATTACGCCAATGTCACATCTGTGATTCAGCTCAAAGTCATTAACAAGACAA GGCAACGTGGTGACCCAGAGGAGAGCTCTGACTACAATAATGTCAATCCAAATTCAGCCTCAGCTCTAACATGA